Proteins from one Bacillus alveayuensis genomic window:
- a CDS encoding hypothetical protein (product_source=Hypo-rule applied; cath_funfam=1.10.3750.10; pfam=PF08963; superfamily=109915), giving the protein MKEFENKIETLEYYIKLLLQMTEKAKYPFYHLVIQNGLTKKEVEQILQMCEELSQEHREQKAQGLLYFTDLLTLFAGQLNPKLDVNETIEAMYEQGLFKEMMKDFKRLISRL; this is encoded by the coding sequence ATGAAGGAATTTGAAAATAAGATTGAAACGTTGGAATATTATATTAAGCTATTACTGCAAATGACCGAAAAGGCGAAATATCCGTTTTATCATTTAGTGATCCAAAACGGATTAACAAAAAAAGAAGTAGAGCAAATTTTACAAATGTGTGAGGAGCTTTCACAAGAACATAGAGAACAAAAAGCGCAAGGATTGTTATATTTCACAGATCTCCTTACGCTTTTTGCTGGACAGTTAAATCCTAAGCTTGATGTGAATGAAACGATAGAGGCCATGTATGAGCAAGGTTTATTTAAAGAGATGATGAAAGATTTTAAGCGCCTGATCTCTCGTTTATAG
- a CDS encoding gas vesicle protein (product_source=COG4980; cath_funfam=1.10.287.950; cog=COG4980; pfam=PF12732; smart=SM01408; superfamily=58113; transmembrane_helix_parts=Inside_1_6,TMhelix_7_26,Outside_27_118), which yields MSRSKSFLLGMVVGGAISGVVTLLSTPSSGKELRNRLNENYKKINDLLTELKNEGSNLKEQITNCAKESIHVVKEVSSDLNQSILAWKKEIEPHKQEIKRELHEIEEKIKELENSLKQ from the coding sequence ATGTCTAGAAGTAAATCTTTTTTGTTAGGAATGGTAGTCGGTGGTGCTATCAGTGGAGTTGTGACACTGTTATCAACACCTTCATCAGGTAAAGAGCTGAGAAATCGCCTTAATGAGAATTACAAGAAGATTAACGATTTATTGACGGAATTAAAGAATGAAGGAAGCAACCTCAAAGAACAAATAACAAATTGTGCAAAAGAAAGCATCCACGTTGTCAAAGAAGTATCCTCTGATTTAAATCAATCGATTCTTGCTTGGAAAAAAGAAATCGAGCCGCACAAACAAGAAATTAAGCGAGAACTTCATGAAATTGAAGAGAAAATAAAAGAATTGGAAAATTCACTCAAACAATAA
- a CDS encoding histidine triad (HIT) family protein (product_source=KO:K02503; cath_funfam=3.30.428.10; cog=COG0537; ko=KO:K02503; pfam=PF01230; superfamily=54197) has product MSDCVFCKIIHDEIPSAKVYEDEHVLAFMDITQVTKGHTLVIPKVHKKDIFELTPEISRNLFEAVPKIANAIKKQFQPVGLNLINNNGEQAGQTVFHYHIHIIPRYGKGDGFGAVWKSHASEYTPDDLQHLASTIREGLE; this is encoded by the coding sequence ATGAGCGATTGTGTTTTTTGCAAAATTATTCATGACGAAATTCCAAGTGCGAAAGTGTATGAGGATGAGCACGTATTAGCCTTTATGGACATTACGCAAGTAACAAAAGGGCATACTCTTGTCATTCCGAAAGTACATAAAAAAGATATTTTTGAGCTGACACCTGAAATTTCCCGCAACCTTTTCGAAGCAGTACCGAAAATCGCCAATGCTATTAAAAAACAATTTCAGCCAGTTGGCCTTAATTTAATCAACAACAATGGCGAGCAAGCTGGTCAAACAGTTTTTCACTACCATATCCATATCATCCCTCGCTATGGGAAAGGCGACGGCTTTGGTGCTGTTTGGAAATCTCACGCAAGCGAATATACACCGGATGATTTACAGCATCTCGCTTCAACGATCAGAGAAGGCTTAGAATAA
- a CDS encoding hypothetical protein (product_source=Hypo-rule applied; superfamily=103473; transmembrane_helix_parts=Outside_1_3,TMhelix_4_23,Inside_24_42,TMhelix_43_62,Outside_63_63), with product MAGLIFLFFVISFLFFVGTFHYMKLANTTNSYPPKRVLRQRALLLATGGVVSMLFGLIFYYVQ from the coding sequence TTGGCTGGATTGATTTTTTTATTTTTTGTAATTAGCTTCCTTTTTTTTGTTGGTACTTTTCATTACATGAAGCTAGCTAATACAACGAATTCATATCCACCTAAACGAGTATTGAGGCAAAGAGCATTACTATTAGCTACTGGTGGTGTTGTATCCATGTTATTTGGCTTAATTTTTTATTACGTACAATGA
- a CDS encoding uncharacterized protein YhaN (product_source=COG4717; cath_funfam=3.40.50.300; cog=COG4717; pfam=PF13514; superfamily=52540; transmembrane_helix_parts=Outside_1_479,TMhelix_480_499,Inside_500_500,TMhelix_501_518,Outside_519_989), whose translation MKIKELIIYGYGKFENRQLKLSNDSLQVIYGLNEAGKSTIMSFIHSILFGFPTKQQNERRYEPKHGGKYGGALFVENSNHEILKIERISGKRTGDVFVYNNKGQIGNEDELKQLLKGMDKSTFQSIFSFDLKGLQHVYELNREMLGKYLFLSSIFGTEAIYLLQDKLAKKQDDLYKPNGRKPILNSLLTELKTDRENLLNAKAFEDEYHELILEQKKLEQHLNEIRSEKSAIQVRLKQLEKAAAVLPLLQQKQNCLDELAKLPAPSEFPENGLFRLEQVVAKLHPIEGQLQTLTEKEKRLINDLKALHVHQDDVLQDWQNVHSLKDEFLLIRQYLTESETLKLELKQLQKKIDEDLLYLFGSTNEKEIEHIQTTMIMKEQLKQAVKQYTQLMNQKQWLDEQFERAKETLEESEQQLEKLKSLSIGKQKRLELEAEKSDLEAQLEKMKHRSDVIQQKEQLKSQMTKREKIVQKKKKAWKRVVFGASMLSMIGFITLIAFNQLFYAIVFLPLFILFLMLGPKEDELLHHLKEQYDQLENSLQFVNHGDVKRLEDKLEQIKIRLLKEEQILQKIEVEAMNVENKERSYDRIVSQYETWERDVHQLQEHLQPFYHILKTTDEAAPELLLERYERIVQCQKQIREKEQLREKLQHIKEKVRQFSEKLAPLLNRYQITSSHLEGKVLELNEKLEKAVSILTSLDHVKEELKEIQSIRTYVQQEIEKLLKSANVSTVEQFREKSVLIQKRKELEKQLLWIEGQVSSKGAISLKQIEEEFDLKTINTEESKLESALEELSRKEEASQKRLAETKVRLQNIEDSGTYSELKYKFEMKRAETKKMAQKWAVYAVAKDLMQKTVDYHRANRMPKMLEKAEGYFRFLTGNQYTSIMLPEEKTSILAKRRDGVYFHAEELSQGTAEQLYAAIRFALVEQMSERIKLPIMIDDSFVNFDHERLERSIQLIRQLSKQYQVLLFTCHRHIVDAFHEQEIITLSEN comes from the coding sequence ATGAAAATAAAAGAACTGATCATTTATGGCTACGGGAAGTTTGAAAATCGTCAATTGAAGCTTTCCAATGATTCATTACAAGTGATTTATGGTTTGAATGAAGCAGGAAAGTCAACCATTATGTCTTTCATACATAGTATTTTGTTTGGCTTCCCGACAAAGCAGCAAAATGAACGAAGATATGAACCAAAGCATGGTGGAAAATATGGAGGAGCTTTATTCGTTGAAAACTCTAACCACGAGATTTTGAAAATTGAACGCATTTCTGGGAAAAGAACGGGTGACGTATTTGTATACAATAATAAGGGGCAAATTGGCAATGAGGATGAACTGAAGCAATTATTAAAAGGAATGGATAAATCAACGTTTCAATCGATCTTTTCATTTGATTTGAAAGGGCTGCAGCATGTTTACGAGTTAAATCGTGAAATGCTGGGGAAGTATTTATTTTTATCAAGCATTTTTGGTACAGAAGCTATTTATCTTTTACAAGACAAATTAGCTAAAAAACAAGATGATTTGTATAAGCCTAATGGAAGAAAGCCGATACTGAATAGCTTGTTAACAGAACTAAAAACGGATCGCGAAAACTTATTAAATGCCAAAGCATTTGAAGATGAATACCATGAACTAATATTAGAGCAAAAAAAGCTTGAGCAGCACTTAAATGAAATACGATCTGAAAAATCGGCTATTCAAGTCCGCTTAAAACAACTGGAAAAAGCGGCTGCAGTTTTACCTTTATTACAACAAAAACAAAATTGCTTAGATGAATTGGCAAAGCTTCCTGCCCCTTCAGAATTTCCGGAAAATGGTCTTTTCAGATTAGAGCAGGTTGTGGCGAAATTACATCCAATTGAAGGACAGCTTCAAACATTAACAGAAAAAGAAAAAAGGTTAATAAATGACTTAAAAGCTTTACATGTACATCAAGATGATGTTTTACAAGATTGGCAAAATGTTCATTCCCTTAAGGATGAATTTCTTCTCATTCGGCAATATTTAACGGAATCTGAAACATTAAAGTTAGAACTGAAGCAATTACAAAAGAAAATCGATGAAGACCTTCTTTATTTATTTGGCTCAACGAATGAAAAGGAAATTGAACACATTCAAACGACCATGATCATGAAAGAACAATTGAAGCAAGCTGTCAAACAGTACACTCAATTAATGAATCAAAAGCAATGGCTAGATGAACAATTTGAGCGGGCTAAAGAGACTTTAGAGGAAAGTGAACAACAATTAGAAAAGTTAAAGTCATTGTCAATCGGTAAACAAAAGCGCTTAGAGCTTGAAGCGGAAAAATCAGATTTAGAAGCGCAACTTGAGAAAATGAAACATCGAAGTGATGTCATTCAGCAAAAAGAGCAGTTAAAAAGCCAGATGACGAAGCGAGAAAAAATAGTCCAAAAAAAGAAAAAAGCTTGGAAGCGGGTTGTTTTCGGAGCATCAATGCTTTCTATGATCGGTTTCATAACTTTAATCGCTTTTAATCAGCTGTTTTATGCCATTGTTTTTTTACCGCTGTTCATATTATTCCTTATGCTTGGACCAAAAGAAGATGAATTGCTGCATCATTTAAAGGAGCAATATGACCAATTAGAAAACAGCTTGCAATTCGTTAATCATGGTGATGTAAAGCGATTAGAAGACAAGCTTGAGCAAATAAAGATAAGGTTATTAAAAGAAGAACAAATCCTGCAAAAAATTGAAGTTGAAGCAATGAATGTGGAAAATAAAGAACGGTCCTATGACCGTATCGTGAGTCAATATGAAACGTGGGAGCGAGATGTTCACCAATTACAAGAACATCTTCAGCCGTTCTATCACATCTTGAAAACAACAGATGAAGCTGCACCAGAGTTATTATTGGAACGGTATGAGAGAATTGTTCAATGTCAAAAACAAATAAGAGAAAAAGAGCAGCTTCGAGAAAAATTGCAGCATATTAAGGAAAAGGTTCGTCAATTTTCGGAAAAGTTAGCCCCTTTATTAAATCGATATCAAATCACTTCGTCTCATCTTGAAGGGAAGGTTTTAGAGTTAAATGAAAAATTAGAAAAAGCGGTTTCCATTCTAACATCGTTAGATCATGTAAAAGAAGAATTAAAAGAAATACAATCCATTCGGACATACGTTCAGCAGGAAATCGAAAAGCTGTTAAAAAGTGCGAATGTGTCAACAGTGGAACAATTCCGAGAGAAATCGGTCCTCATTCAAAAACGAAAGGAGCTTGAAAAACAGCTTCTTTGGATTGAAGGACAAGTAAGTTCTAAGGGAGCCATTTCCCTTAAACAAATAGAGGAAGAATTTGATTTAAAGACGATAAATACGGAAGAAAGCAAGCTAGAATCAGCATTAGAAGAGCTTTCCCGCAAAGAGGAAGCTAGTCAAAAGCGATTAGCAGAAACAAAAGTTCGTTTACAAAATATCGAGGATTCCGGAACATATTCCGAGTTAAAATATAAATTTGAAATGAAGCGAGCGGAGACGAAAAAAATGGCCCAAAAATGGGCAGTATATGCTGTTGCTAAAGATCTAATGCAGAAAACCGTAGACTATCATCGGGCTAACCGAATGCCCAAGATGTTAGAAAAAGCGGAAGGCTATTTCCGATTTTTAACTGGGAATCAATATACAAGCATCATGCTCCCGGAAGAAAAAACATCCATACTCGCGAAAAGGCGAGACGGTGTTTATTTTCATGCTGAGGAGCTAAGTCAAGGAACAGCCGAACAATTGTATGCTGCAATACGTTTTGCTCTAGTCGAGCAAATGAGTGAACGGATTAAACTGCCGATTATGATTGATGATAGCTTTGTTAATTTTGATCATGAACGTTTAGAAAGAAGTATTCAGTTAATACGGCAGCTATCAAAGCAGTATCAAGTGTTGCTTTTTACATGTCACCGTCATATCGTCGATGCTTTTCATGAACAAGAAATCATCACATTAAGTGAAAACTAA
- a CDS encoding MarR family protease production transcriptional regulator HPr (product_source=KO:K09682; cath_funfam=1.10.10.10; cog=COG1846; ko=KO:K09682; pfam=PF01047; smart=SM00347; superfamily=46785), producing the protein MKRTFNNYSVKDALLFSQRVGQLSKALWKSIEKDWQQWIKPYDLNINEHHILWIAYHLKGASISEIAKFGVMHVSTAFNFSKKLEERGFLTFSKKENDKRNTYIQLTPEGEKLLLKLLEDYDPTRNAVFKGALPLQNLYGKFPELIEMMTIIRNIYGDDFMEIFERSFNNIDQNFIEEDGKIKKKEDEIREPVLEGTINERSGA; encoded by the coding sequence ATGAAAAGAACGTTTAACAATTACTCGGTGAAAGACGCACTTTTATTTAGCCAAAGAGTTGGTCAATTAAGCAAGGCACTATGGAAATCGATTGAGAAGGATTGGCAGCAATGGATCAAACCATATGATTTAAACATCAATGAACATCATATTTTGTGGATTGCCTATCACTTAAAAGGAGCTTCCATTTCTGAAATCGCTAAATTCGGTGTTATGCACGTCTCAACAGCTTTTAACTTTTCAAAGAAATTAGAGGAACGGGGATTTTTAACATTCTCAAAAAAAGAAAATGATAAACGGAATACGTACATTCAATTAACTCCCGAAGGAGAAAAATTGCTTTTGAAGCTTCTCGAAGATTATGATCCTACCCGAAATGCGGTTTTTAAAGGGGCCTTACCATTACAAAATTTGTATGGAAAGTTTCCTGAACTCATTGAAATGATGACAATTATTCGCAATATTTATGGTGATGATTTTATGGAGATTTTTGAACGCTCCTTTAACAACATTGATCAAAACTTCATTGAAGAAGATGGGAAAATCAAGAAAAAGGAAGATGAAATACGAGAACCTGTTTTAGAAGGAACTATAAACGAGAGATCAGGCGCTTAA
- a CDS encoding phosphoserine aminotransferase (product_source=KO:K00831; cath_funfam=3.40.640.10,3.90.1150.10; cog=COG1932; ko=KO:K00831; pfam=PF00266; superfamily=53383; tigrfam=TIGR01364) yields MNRAYNFNAGPSALPLAVLEKAQSELLNFNGTGMSVMELSHRSQAYDEVHNKAKQLLKEILRVPDSYDILFLQGGASLQFAMIPMNFLPQEKKAYFVLTGSWSEKALKEASKIGKTDVIASSKEANYTHIPYDFQTENLHDAAYLHITSNNTIFGTQWKKFPKTNIPLIADMSSDILSREINVEQFDLIYAGAQKNLGPSGVTVVIIRKDLLEKTNNYVPTILNYQTHANKNSLYNTPPTFAIYMLSLVLEWVQTEGGLLKIEQRNKEKAEIVYRAIDESEGFYKPHAHQDSRSNMNVTFTLPSKELTQQFLEKAKEQNLIGLNGHRSVGGCRASIYNAVPLEACEKLAQFMADFRKKY; encoded by the coding sequence ATGAATCGAGCATATAACTTTAATGCAGGACCATCAGCATTACCATTAGCTGTGTTGGAAAAAGCACAATCGGAATTATTAAACTTTAACGGAACAGGTATGTCTGTTATGGAGCTTAGCCATCGCAGCCAAGCGTATGATGAAGTCCATAACAAGGCAAAGCAATTATTAAAAGAAATATTACGAGTTCCGGATTCTTACGACATTTTATTTTTACAAGGTGGAGCAAGCCTCCAATTTGCCATGATTCCAATGAACTTCTTGCCTCAGGAAAAAAAGGCTTATTTTGTTCTTACAGGGTCTTGGTCTGAAAAAGCTTTAAAAGAAGCAAGTAAAATTGGAAAAACAGATGTCATTGCTTCAAGTAAAGAGGCGAACTACACGCATATTCCATACGATTTTCAAACAGAAAATCTTCATGATGCGGCATATTTACATATCACTTCAAATAATACTATTTTCGGTACGCAATGGAAAAAGTTCCCGAAAACGAATATTCCATTAATTGCCGATATGTCAAGTGATATTTTAAGCCGTGAAATCAATGTCGAACAATTTGATCTTATTTATGCTGGCGCTCAGAAAAATTTAGGCCCATCAGGAGTAACTGTTGTAATTATTCGAAAAGACTTACTCGAAAAGACCAATAATTATGTTCCTACCATATTAAATTATCAAACACATGCCAATAAAAATTCTTTATACAATACACCACCTACTTTTGCTATTTACATGCTTTCCCTAGTTCTTGAATGGGTGCAAACAGAAGGTGGTCTACTAAAAATTGAACAAAGAAACAAAGAAAAAGCAGAAATCGTTTATAGAGCTATCGATGAGAGTGAAGGTTTTTACAAGCCACATGCTCATCAAGACAGCCGTTCTAACATGAATGTCACCTTTACATTACCGTCAAAAGAACTAACACAACAATTCCTTGAAAAAGCGAAAGAACAAAATTTAATAGGCCTAAATGGTCATCGCTCCGTTGGTGGTTGTCGTGCTTCCATATACAACGCTGTACCTTTAGAAGCGTGTGAAAAACTAGCACAATTTATGGCAGATTTCAGAAAAAAGTATTAA
- a CDS encoding hypothetical protein (product_source=Hypo-rule applied; pfam=PF14147; smart=SM00498; superfamily=103446; transmembrane_helix_parts=Outside_1_3,TMhelix_4_23,Inside_24_68) gives MVILPWWVYLCIIGILYSAYMAYKTTKEEKVEERIIIEQEGKIYLDRMRKEREKRAKEKQKQKISTNN, from the coding sequence ATGGTGATATTGCCTTGGTGGGTATATTTATGTATTATCGGGATTTTATACAGCGCTTATATGGCATATAAAACAACAAAGGAAGAAAAAGTTGAGGAAAGAATCATAATAGAGCAGGAAGGTAAAATTTATTTAGACAGGATGAGAAAAGAACGTGAAAAGCGAGCGAAGGAAAAACAAAAGCAAAAGATTTCAACAAACAATTAA
- a CDS encoding hypothetical protein (product_source=Hypo-rule applied; transmembrane_helix_parts=Outside_1_3,TMhelix_4_26,Inside_27_34,TMhelix_35_57,Outside_58_59) produces MLIYFIIFAVFILFYINKLTNTLCIIREIPEEKQSNVFRTINILITILLISSYIEILYA; encoded by the coding sequence ATGCTTATTTATTTTATCATTTTCGCAGTTTTTATTCTATTTTATATAAATAAATTAACGAATACCCTCTGTATCATTCGTGAGATTCCTGAAGAAAAGCAATCAAACGTTTTTCGAACGATTAATATCCTGATTACTATATTATTAATTTCTTCATACATAGAAATATTATATGCGTAA
- a CDS encoding uncharacterized protein (TIGR01732 family) (product_source=TIGR01732; cath_funfam=1.20.5.920; cog=COG4726; pfam=PF09680; tigrfam=TIGR01732; transmembrane_helix_parts=Outside_1_4,TMhelix_5_27,Inside_28_29) — translation MSGGYAGAGFALIVVLFILLIIVGAAWLY, via the coding sequence ATGAGCGGAGGATATGCTGGCGCTGGATTTGCGTTAATTGTTGTGTTGTTTATTTTATTAATCATTGTTGGTGCAGCTTGGTTATATTAA
- a CDS encoding ABC-2 type transport system ATP-binding protein (product_source=KO:K01990; cath_funfam=3.40.50.300; cog=COG1131; ko=KO:K01990; pfam=PF00005; smart=SM00382; superfamily=52540), with amino-acid sequence MTLLKVEGLTGGYSKNPVLKNISFEVNQNEMVGLIGLNGAGKSTTIKHIIGLMEPRKGTIKINGKTLAENPEQYRKQFSFIPESPILYEELTLYEHLQLTAMAYGIDEKTFEERLHPLLKEFRMDKRLKWFPAHFSKGMKQKVMIMCAFLVNPSLYIIDEPFVGLDPLAIHSLLEMMDTAKQSGSGILMSTHILATAERYCDSFIILHEGEIRAKGTLKELQKQFNMPNAALDDIYIHLTKEQGK; translated from the coding sequence ATGACGCTACTAAAAGTTGAAGGCTTAACAGGCGGTTATTCAAAAAATCCAGTATTGAAAAATATTTCCTTTGAAGTAAATCAAAATGAAATGGTCGGTTTAATTGGGTTAAATGGTGCAGGGAAAAGCACAACGATTAAACATATAATTGGCCTTATGGAACCGAGAAAAGGAACGATTAAAATAAATGGTAAAACATTGGCGGAAAATCCGGAACAGTACCGTAAGCAATTTAGCTTTATCCCTGAGTCCCCCATTTTATATGAAGAACTGACTTTATATGAACATTTGCAACTAACAGCAATGGCATATGGAATTGATGAAAAAACGTTTGAAGAACGACTTCATCCATTATTAAAAGAGTTTCGCATGGATAAAAGACTGAAATGGTTCCCGGCGCATTTTTCCAAAGGAATGAAACAAAAGGTTATGATTATGTGTGCATTTTTAGTCAATCCTTCTTTATATATCATTGATGAACCATTTGTCGGTTTAGATCCGTTAGCCATCCATTCGTTGTTAGAGATGATGGATACAGCAAAACAGTCCGGATCAGGAATTTTAATGTCTACACATATTTTAGCGACAGCAGAACGTTATTGTGATTCGTTTATTATTTTGCATGAAGGGGAGATTCGGGCAAAAGGGACGTTAAAAGAACTGCAAAAGCAATTTAATATGCCGAATGCTGCACTAGATGATATATATATTCACTTAACGAAGGAGCAAGGGAAATGA
- a CDS encoding 3'-5' exoribonuclease (product_source=KO:K03698; cath_funfam=1.10.3210.10,2.40.50.140; cog=COG3481; ko=KO:K03698; pfam=PF01966; smart=SM00471; superfamily=109604,50249) produces MAKGIVHYEVGEQVDIFLLIKSATKGVASNGKPFLTLILQDQSGEIEAKLWDASQKDEEMYVAQNIVKIFGDIHHYRGRNQLKIRNIRLAEPHENVSASDFVETAPMSQEDMIDKITQFIFEMKNANIQRITRHLLKKHQKEFLTYPAATKNHHEFASGLAYHVVSMLELAKAIVNLYPSLDKDLLYAGVILHDLGKVTELSGPIATNYTVAGNLLGHISIMVNEIAEAANELQIEGEEVMVLQHLVLSHHGKAEWGSPKPPMIKEAEILHYIDNIDAKMNMLDRALEKVKPGEFTERIFALDNRSFYKPTFHK; encoded by the coding sequence ATGGCAAAGGGAATTGTCCATTATGAGGTTGGCGAACAAGTAGACATTTTTTTATTAATTAAATCGGCAACAAAAGGGGTTGCCAGTAATGGTAAGCCCTTTTTAACGTTAATCCTCCAAGATCAATCAGGGGAAATTGAAGCAAAGCTATGGGATGCAAGCCAAAAAGATGAAGAAATGTATGTAGCGCAAAATATTGTGAAAATTTTTGGAGACATTCATCATTATCGCGGTAGAAATCAATTGAAAATACGCAACATCCGCTTAGCTGAGCCGCATGAAAATGTATCGGCATCAGACTTTGTAGAAACTGCGCCAATGTCCCAAGAGGACATGATCGATAAAATAACACAATTTATTTTTGAGATGAAAAACGCTAATATACAACGAATCACAAGACATTTGTTAAAAAAGCATCAAAAGGAGTTTTTGACATATCCAGCAGCAACGAAAAATCATCATGAATTTGCATCAGGATTAGCTTATCATGTCGTTTCGATGTTGGAATTAGCAAAAGCGATTGTTAATCTTTATCCAAGTTTAGATAAAGATTTGCTATATGCTGGAGTGATTTTGCATGATTTAGGAAAAGTGACAGAGCTATCTGGTCCAATTGCAACGAATTATACGGTTGCCGGAAATTTACTAGGCCATATTTCCATTATGGTCAATGAAATTGCTGAAGCGGCAAATGAACTGCAAATAGAAGGAGAAGAAGTGATGGTCTTACAACATTTAGTGTTAAGCCATCATGGAAAAGCAGAATGGGGAAGTCCGAAGCCGCCAATGATTAAAGAGGCGGAAATTCTCCATTACATTGATAATATCGATGCAAAAATGAATATGCTTGACCGAGCATTAGAAAAAGTGAAGCCAGGAGAATTTACAGAACGAATTTTTGCATTAGATAACCGTTCCTTTTATAAACCGACTTTTCACAAGTAA
- a CDS encoding foldase protein PrsA (product_source=KO:K07533; cath_funfam=1.10.4030.10,3.10.50.40; cleavage_site_network=SignalP-noTM; cog=COG0760; ko=KO:K07533; pfam=PF05698,PF13616; superfamily=54534) produces the protein MKKFALATIAATSLLAMSACNNNSGEIVAETNAGNITKDEFYESMKERFGQDVLKELVHEKVLDKKYDVSDKEIDQEIENLRAQYGTQIDLIMEQQGEDVIRETIKVQVLRKKAAEDAVKVTDQDIKDYYDSLEGKIRASHILVEDEKKANEVKKKLDEGKSFEELAKEYSTDGSAANGGDLGWFGKGQMVKEFEEAAFKLKEGEISDPVKTDYGYHIIKVTQTVKPFEEMKDELKEEVKQQKLNDPVVMEDAVNQAIKEANVKVKDKDLEDLFKTEEKSEEKSES, from the coding sequence ATGAAGAAATTCGCACTTGCAACAATTGCGGCAACAAGCCTATTGGCTATGAGTGCTTGTAATAACAATTCTGGTGAAATTGTAGCCGAGACGAATGCAGGAAATATTACAAAAGATGAATTTTATGAGTCCATGAAAGAACGCTTTGGACAAGATGTTTTGAAAGAACTTGTCCATGAAAAAGTGTTAGACAAAAAGTATGATGTCTCTGATAAAGAAATTGATCAAGAAATTGAAAATTTGCGTGCACAATACGGAACACAAATTGACTTAATCATGGAACAGCAAGGTGAAGATGTCATTCGTGAAACGATTAAAGTTCAAGTATTACGGAAAAAAGCTGCTGAAGATGCTGTGAAAGTAACGGATCAAGATATTAAAGATTATTACGACTCACTCGAAGGGAAAATTCGCGCAAGCCATATCCTTGTGGAAGATGAGAAAAAAGCAAATGAAGTAAAGAAAAAGCTGGATGAAGGAAAAAGCTTTGAAGAGCTAGCAAAAGAATATTCAACAGATGGCTCTGCTGCAAATGGAGGTGACCTTGGTTGGTTTGGAAAAGGTCAAATGGTCAAAGAATTTGAAGAAGCAGCGTTTAAGTTAAAGGAAGGCGAAATTAGCGACCCTGTCAAAACTGATTATGGCTACCACATCATTAAAGTGACTCAAACAGTCAAACCGTTTGAGGAAATGAAAGATGAACTTAAAGAGGAAGTCAAGCAACAAAAATTAAATGATCCTGTTGTGATGGAAGATGCGGTCAATCAGGCAATTAAAGAGGCCAATGTCAAAGTAAAAGACAAAGATTTAGAGGATTTATTTAAAACAGAAGAAAAATCGGAGGAAAAGTCGGAATCTTAA